The genomic stretch CTGCCTGTTTGTTCTATCATTTTAATCGTTGGTGCTGGTGGAGGATTTAAACAAATTTTAATTGATAGCGGTGTTGGAGAGTCAATTGCTCAGATGGCTGAGCATCTATCCCTTTCACCGATTGTCCTTGCCTTTTTAGTAGCTGGCCTAATTCGTATTGCAACAGGTTCTGCAACTGTTGCCCTTACAACAGCCGCTGGTATTGTATCACCTGTTGTGGCAAACATGACAGGCGTAAACTTAGAGCTGCTTGTTATTGCAACAGGCGCAGGTTCACTTATGTTCTCACACGTCAATGATGCTGGTTTCTGGCTTGTTAAAGAGTATTTAGGTTTAACTGTAAAAGAAACGTTCAAAACATGGACTGTACTTGAAACACTTCTTTCCTTCATTGCTTTTGCAGGCGTGTTAATTTTCGATATCTTTGTATAAGCAATAAAAAAGGCGTTCTTCTCTTTGAGAAGAACGCCTTTTTTTATTTTTTTCCATTTATAATTGATTTTAAATTATTGTCTGTGTATATTGTATATATAGTATATATACAGTATTAACAAAGGAGCTCTCATGCGAATACTTATTTCAAATCATTCAAAAGAACCGATTTATGAACAAATTACAAAGCAAATTCGTGAGGCTATTATGACTCACGAAATTTCACAAGGAGAAAACTTGCCATCCATTCGTCAGCTTGCCAAAGATTTAAGAGTGAGTGTTATTACAACAAAACGTGCTTATGAAGAATTAGAGAAAGAGGGATTAATCTACTCTATCGTTGGAAAAGGGTCTTTTGTAGCAGAGCAAAATCCAGAGCTATTGCGAGAGAAAAAGCTGCGTGCGATTGAAGCACATTTACTAGAAGCAATTGAAAACAGCAAAGGAACAGATATTACGCTAGCACAGTTAAAAGAAATGCTTGAACTTCTTTATGAGGAGGAGAAATAGTGAAAAACGTCATTGAACTAAAAAATATAAACAAAACATACAAAGAGTTTAAAATCGAAAATTTGTCTCTTAATGTAAAAAGGGGATTTGTGACTGGATTTATTGGCGCAAATGGAGCGGGAAAATCAACGACGATTAAGCTAATTATGAACCTTATTAAAAGTGATTCTGGCTCTATCTCTGTATTTGGAAAAGATTATAAAAGTCATGAACGAGAAATTAAACAGAAGATTGGCTTTGTGTTTGATGAAAACGTATTTTATGAAAGATGGAACTTAAAACAAATCAAACGCTTTATCTCAAAAGCTTATAAAAACTGGCATGATAAAACGTTTTATGAATATGTGGAACTGTTTGAACTTCCTCTAAATCTAAAAATTAAAAACTTCTCCAAAGGAATGAAAATGAAGGCCTCATTAGCTCTCGCGCTTTCGCATAAAGCTGAACTCATTATTATGGACGAGCCAATGTCAGGATTAGATCCAGTTGTGCGAAGGGAAATTCTCGATATTTTATATGATTTAATGCAAGATGAGCAAAAAACGATTTTCTTTTCCTCACATATTACGACGGACTTAGATCGTATTGCCGATTACATAACGTTTATTCATAAAGGAAAGCTTATTTTTAGCGAGGACGTACATTCTATTGCTGAAAACTACGCTATTATCAAAGGTGAAACGAGTCTTCTAGATCAAGGTGTAGAAAAAGAGCTTGTTGGGATGAGAAGAACACATACAGGGTTCGAAGGTCTAACATCTAACAGTCAAAAAGCAAGACTTCTTTTTGGGGACTCGGTATTGTTTGAGCGTCCATCATTAGATGACATTATGTACTTTACCGGAAAGGGGACTATTCATGGGTAATTTATTGTTAAAAGATTTATTTCTTAATCGTTATAGCATTTTATTATCCTTCGTTGTCTTTGCATTGACACTTGCAAACGGAATCGATACATTCTACTGTTTTTTTCTTACTCTCTTATTTTTGATTGGAACATTTACTCAATATGATGGTCTCAATAAAGTTGATATGTTACTGAATGCTCTCCCTTACAGCCGAAAACAAATTGTTTCGTCCCAATATATTGGTGTTATCGTTTGTATTACTTCAATGCTGATTGTATTATCAGGTGCGCTATACATCATTAATTTTCTTTTTGATCAATCTTTTTCTTTACTAAGTTTAAAAAACATTGGATTATTATATGCTGTTGCATTATTAGATGCAGCCTTTTTCGTTCCAATCTCTTACATTGTGCCACCCAAATATCTTCTTATGTCTTTTGCGATTTTTGGATTGCTCACAGGTATAATAATTGTGCCTGCGATGCGCTTTTATGAAGACTATGTATTGAAGTTTATCGCAAATTACGGTCATAATCTCTACTATATTAGTGGAGGTATAGCGATCCTTCTTTTCCTCCTATCATGGTTCTTCACCATTCAAATTTATAA from Priestia filamentosa encodes the following:
- a CDS encoding GntR family transcriptional regulator; its protein translation is MRILISNHSKEPIYEQITKQIREAIMTHEISQGENLPSIRQLAKDLRVSVITTKRAYEELEKEGLIYSIVGKGSFVAEQNPELLREKKLRAIEAHLLEAIENSKGTDITLAQLKEMLELLYEEEK
- a CDS encoding ABC transporter ATP-binding protein yields the protein MKNVIELKNINKTYKEFKIENLSLNVKRGFVTGFIGANGAGKSTTIKLIMNLIKSDSGSISVFGKDYKSHEREIKQKIGFVFDENVFYERWNLKQIKRFISKAYKNWHDKTFYEYVELFELPLNLKIKNFSKGMKMKASLALALSHKAELIIMDEPMSGLDPVVRREILDILYDLMQDEQKTIFFSSHITTDLDRIADYITFIHKGKLIFSEDVHSIAENYAIIKGETSLLDQGVEKELVGMRRTHTGFEGLTSNSQKARLLFGDSVLFERPSLDDIMYFTGKGTIHG
- a CDS encoding ABC-2 transporter permease, which gives rise to MGNLLLKDLFLNRYSILLSFVVFALTLANGIDTFYCFFLTLLFLIGTFTQYDGLNKVDMLLNALPYSRKQIVSSQYIGVIVCITSMLIVLSGALYIINFLFDQSFSLLSLKNIGLLYAVALLDAAFFVPISYIVPPKYLLMSFAIFGLLTGIIIVPAMRFYEDYVLKFIANYGHNLYYISGGIAILLFLLSWFFTIQIYKRKDV